The Pyxidicoccus sp. MSG2 DNA segment GGCGGAGCGCCTGGGCGTGGACGACCTCGCCCGCGCGCTGGGCCTCACGCCGCCGTCCCTTCCCGGCGGCCTGGACGTGGGGCTCACCTCCGCGTCGCTCACGTATCGCTCCGCCACGGCGACGACTCCGAGCCAGCTCCAGGTGCAGGGCACGCTCGGAGCGTCGTGGAACCTGAAGTTCGGCGGCGGGGCGCCCGTGGAGCTGCGCACCATCACCGTGGGGCTCGACAGCGGGCCCACGAAGCAGCTCACGGGCCGGTTCGGCGGCACGGTGGAGGTGCTGGGGGCGAAGACGACGTTCCAGCTCGCGGTGCCGGGCGCCTTCCGCGTCGCCGCGGCGCTGCCCCGGTTCGAGGTGGACCTGTCACGCCTCATCTCGGACGTCGCTGGCAGCAGCTTCGACCTGCCGGAGTGGTTCCCGAGCTTCACACTTCCCCAGACGGAACTGTTCGTGGAGCAGCGCACGGACGCGGGCCGCTCCACCTTCAGCTTCGGCCTCTACGCGCGCCCCGAGTCGCTCGGCGTCATCGCGGTGCAGGTGCTGCGCACCGATGGCCGCTGGGGGCTCGCGGCGGGGCTGAACCTGGACATGGTGCGGCTGTCGGACGTCCCGGGCCTCGACATGCTCGCGCCGTTCGACGAGGTGTTCGCCTTCGAGAAGCTGCTCCTCGCGGTCGCCACGCAGACGCTGCCCGGCTTCACCTTCCCGGACCCGAAGGCGCTGGCGAACCCCACGCTCCAGTCGAGCCCCGTGTCCCTGCCTGTCCTGGCGGGCGGACTGCTGGAGGGCTTCACCCTCTACTCGCGGATGCGGTTCGGCGGGGACGCGACGGCGAACATCCTCCGGAAGTTCCTGGGCGTGCCCGTGGACGGCACGCTCGACATCACGCTCCAGATTGGGAGGGACCCGAAGAAGAGCTCGCGGCTCTCCGCGGCCGTGGCGTGCACCATCGATTCGAACACGCGGCTCACCGGCAGCTTCGGCGCGCTGATGGAGAACGGCGCCTTCGGCCTCTTCCTCGACGGGCTCGTGAAGACGACGGTGGAGGGCCAGCCGCTCACGTTCGACGTGAGGATGTCCGCGGTGCCCCTGGGCGTGTACCTCACCGGGACGATGAAGGGGACGCTGTCGTTCTCCTGCGTGAAGCTGACGAACCTGGCGCTCATGGTGGGCATCAACACGCAGGCCATCCCCACGCTGGGCCTGGCCGCGACGGTGGACGTGGCCCGCTTCAACAGCTCCATCGCGGTGCTGTTCGACTCCGTCAACCCGAGCCGCAGCATGTTCGCCGGCGCGGTGAGCGAGCTGACGCTGCAGGACGTCGTCACCGCCCTCGCCGGCGCGACGGTGCCCGCCGCGCTGGGCACCGTCCTCTCGGGCTTCGGCCTCCATGGCACCCGCACCTTCCTGCTTCCCGACACGGTGGCGGGGGCACTCGATGCGCGGGACGTCGCCACGGTGTCCGAGGCATTCCAGAGCCACGGTCAGGTGCGAATCCCCGCCACGCTCCAGTCGGCGCTGCTGACGGTGAACGCGCGCGGCCAAGTGTGGCACCTGACGGACCTGACGACGATGACGCACTACGAGCTGAAGCGCGACGGGACGAACATCCGCGTCTCGCTGCAGCCGCAAATCTACTGCGCGCCGCAGGCCACCTCGATTGGAGCGCTCTCCTTCCCCATGGGCTTCCAGGTGCATGGAGGCCTGGAGTTCTTCGGCCTCCGCGCCGAGACGGACGTCATCATCAACCCGATGAAGGGCATCGCCGTGGACGCGGACGTGGAGCCGCTCGTCATTGGCAAGCGCGAGCTGCTCTCCATCACCGGCTACCAGGGGAAGAGCCGCCCGCGCCTGTCGCTGTCCACCTTCTCGCAGCCGCAGCTCGAAGCGGCCTGGCGCGAGCCGCACGCCTTCCTGTCCGCGGGCCTGAAGCTGCTGGGCCTGGAGGTGGCCGGGCTGTTCATCTCCATCTCCGAGGGAGGCTTCGCCTTCAGCGTGACGCAGCGGCCGAGCCCGGTGCTGCTGTACGAGCTGGACGCCCGCTTCAAGAACCCGAGCGACTTCCGGTGCACGGGCCGGGTGGAGCTGGGCATCGACACGACGCTGGACCTGGCGGTGCGAGGCACCGTGAAGCTACAGACGCGGGTCGATGGGAAGCTCGACCTGGGGTACTCGGGCGGCAAGCTGTGGGCCCGGTGCACCGGTGGGTTCAGGGTTGTGGGGATGGGCTTCGATATTGCCGCGTTCGACCTCGCCATCGAGGACGACACGCTGGTGGCACTGCCGAAGGTCCTCCAGGACAAGGTGGAGGCACTCGTCCGGAAGGTGCTCGAGGAGGGGACCCAGTGGCTGCTGTGGGTGCGCCAGGGCGCCATCCTGGGGGTGGAGACGGCCGAGGCCGTCGCGGGCGTGCTGCTGAGCCACTACCACTACGCCCCTGACGCGGCGGCCGAGGGCCTTCGCATGCTCAACTACGGCGGCGCCGAGGCCGCGCAGGCGCTGGAGACCGTCTACAAGCTCGGAGGCGACGCCGCGGGCAAGATGCTCAAGGCCGCGGGCTACAGCGCGAAGCAGATCGCCGCTGGCCTGAACACGGCCTACGGCTGGACGGCGACGCACACCGCGCGGTTCTTGAAGGACACGCTGAAGTACGGAGACGACACCGTCAACGCCGCGCTCGAGGCCGCCGGGTACGCCTCGAAGGACATCAAGAAGGCGATGAAGTCCGTCTTCGGCTGGTTCGAGGACCTCTTCGACCTGTAGGAGTCCGTGCCGCGAGGGCGCAGGCGCCGAGCACGCCGCGGAGTGGCTGGGCTAGGGTGACGATGTGTCGTCTCCCTTCCTGTCGATTCCTGAATCCCAGTGGGTTGCGTCCAACGCGTTTGCCTTCGCCATCCGGGACAGGTTTCCCGTCAGTCCCGGACATACGCTGGTGATTCCCCGGCGGCTGGTGGCCACCTGGTTCGAGGCCACCGCCGAGGAACAGCGCGCCCTCTTCGAACTGGTGGAGGTGGTGCGGCGCGGGCTGGAGGCTGAGCTCCATCCGCACGGCTACAACATTGGAATCAATGTAGGCGCGGCGGCCGGACAGACGGTGTTCCACCTGCACGTGCATGTCATTCCGCGCTTCGAGGGAGACATGGCGGACCCCCGCGGCGGCGTCCGGCACGTGATTCCGGGCAAGGGCAATTACCTCACCGGGCAGGCGAAGCCACTGGCTACAGGGGGCCAGGAAGACCCCTTCCTGACGCACCTGGAGCCGCTGTTCTCGAACGCGATGGAGGTCGCGGTGCTCGCGGCCTTCGTCCAGGACAGCGGATTGGAAGTGCTGCGCGAGTCCGTGGATGCAGCCCTGGCCCGAGGCGCCAGCGTGCGAATCCTCACGGGCGACTACCTCGCCATCACCCAGGCCGACGCGCTGCGGCGGCTGCTCGACTGGATGGATGAGGACACCGCCCTCCAGCGTGAAGGGCGAGGCCGGTTCGAGGCACGAGTGGTGGAGGTGGAGAAACAGGGCGTGCCCTCGTTCCATCCGAAGTCCTGGCGCTTCCAGGGCAATGGATTCGCAGTGGCCTACGTGGGGTCGAGCAACATCTCCCGGGCCGCACTGAAGACAGGCATCGAGTGGAACCTCCGCCTGGAGAAGGACCGAGACCCACGAGCGTGGCAGGAGGTGGTCAACGCCTTCGAGGGCTGGTGGATGCGAGCCTCCCCGCTGGAGGCGGAGTGGGTGGAGCGCTACGCACTCCGCGCCAGGGATGCGGCGCGCGCGCTACCGGCAGGCGAGCTGGAAGCGGAGCCAGCGCTCCCCAGGCGCGAGCCTCATGCCTTGCAGCAGAAGGCCCTGGAGGAGCTGGCGCGCAGCCGGAGGGAGGGGCGCCGCCGGGCGCTCGTCGTCCTGGCGACGGGACTGGGGAAGACCCTGCTCGCCGCGCTCGACGTGGAGGCGTTCGGGAAGGGGATGGAACGAGCACCGCGAGTCCTCTTCCTCGCGCATCGGGAGGAGCTGCTCGTCCAGGCGGCGGAGACCTTCCGGCGGCAGTTGCCAGCACTGCGCTTCGGTTGGTGTGTCGGTGAGCGTTCCCAGCTCACGGGAAACGTGGTCTTCGCGTCAGTGCAGAAGCTCTCTCGCCCCGAGCTGCTCCAGCGGCTTCGGGAAACGGCGACGTTCGACTACGTCATCGTGGACGAGGTGCATCACGCCGCGGCGGCGAGCTACCGGGCCATCCTCGCGTGTCTGGAGCCGCGGTTCCTGCTGGGGCTCACGGCGACCCCCGAGCGCGCGGATGACGGGGATGTGCTCGGACTCTTCGATGACCATCTCGCCTGGCGCTCGGACCTCGGAGAGGGAATCCAGGCAGGACTGCTCGCACCGTTCGCGTACTTCGGCCTGAAGGACGCGGTGGATTACGACAACATCCCCTGGCGGAACCGGCGCTTCGACCCCGAACGGCTTGCCGAGGCCGTGCAGACAGAAGCACGCATGCAGACGCTGTGGCGCGCGTGGCGGGAGCACAGCGCGAGCCGCACCCTGGTGTTCTGCTGTTCGGTGAACCATGCCCATTACGTCCAGCAGTGGCTGGGGCGGCAGGGTGTACGCGCGGTCGCGGTCTACGCGGGCGCGGGCTCGGCGGACCGGGCTCAGTCGCTCCGGCAGCTCGCCGAGGGCACGCTGGACGCGGTGTGCGCGGTGGATTTGTTCAACGAAGGAGTCGACGTCCCGAGCATCGACCGGGTGGTGATGCTGCGCCCCACGGAGTCGCCGGTGGTGTTCCTCCAGCAGCTCGGCCGGGGGCTGCGGAAGTTCGAGGGCAAGGAGCAGGTCACCGTCATCGACTTCGTGGGCAATCACAAGGTGTTCCTCGACCGGGTGCGCACGCTGCTCGCGCTGGGACGAAGCCCGGTGTCGCTGCGCGACTTCCTGGTGGACGGCAAGGAGCCCGAGCTACCCCCTGGATGCGCCGTGCAGGTGGAGCTGGAAGCCAAGGACCTGCTCAAGCGACTGCTCCCTTCCGGAGGCTCGGAGGTCGAGCGCGTCTACCGGGAGCTTCGAGACGCACGCGGAGCACGTCCCACCGTGGGCGAGCTGTACCGGCGAGGCTCGCCCCCTTCGACCCTGCGCAAGGCCCACGGGAGCTGGTTCCACTTCGTGAAGAGCGAGGGGGACCTCGAGGAAGGTGAAGCCCGCGCATTGGAGAAGGGGCAGGACTGGTTCGAAGAGCTCGAGCTCACCGCCATGAGCAAGTGTTTCAAGATGGTGCTGCTGGAGGCACTGCTCGAAGCAAACGCCCTGGAGCAGGGGATGGCGTTGCCTGAGCTGGCGCGACGAAGCCTTGCCATCATCCAGCGCTCCCCCGAGTTGCTCCAGGACCTGGAGGGCGTAGAGGCACTGGACGACCCTCGCAACCCGAGCGCCGCGAAGTTCCTCGCCTACTGGAAGGCGAATCCCATCAAGGCCTGGACCCAGGGCAGCAACTGGTTCCGAGAGGAGGAGGACCGGTTCGTCCCTCGGCTCCCGATTGAACCTGGCATCAGACCGTCCTTCGAGGAGATGACCCTCGAGCTGGTGGATTACCGACTCGCGCAGTACCGGCGTCGACGGCAGCCGCAGACGGAGGGAACGGCGTTCGAGGCCAAGGTCTTCTCGAACAAGCGAGACCCCATCCTCAAGCTTCCGGACCGGGACAAGCGCACGGACCTCCCGCTGGGGCCCACGGACATTCGGCTTCCGGATGGCGGCATCTGGCGCTTCGACTTCGTGAAGATCGCCATCAACGTGGCACGGCCACCCGGGTCTCAACGCAACCAGCTCCCTGACCTCTTGCGGCAGTGGTTTGGTCCCACCGCGGGCATGCCGGGCACGGCCTTCCGTGTTCGCTTCACCCCAGGGCCAGACGGCTGGTGGGTGGAACCGTTGCAGGCGGAGGTGATTCCATTCACGCGTCCCGGAACGCTGGTGGCCTTCCCCAGCCTGAAAGCAGCCGCCGGTGCGGTGGACGCCGCGGTGTCGCTGGCGAGCGCACCGGAAGCGGAGCGCGTCCGGCTGCCAGTCCAGGCACGCGGTGAAGGACTGTTCGCGGTGCGGGCCTTCGGCGACTCGATGCAGGGGGGAGAGCAGCCCATCCGGGACGGCGACTGGCTGGTCATGCGCTACGCGCGAGCGGCT contains these protein-coding regions:
- a CDS encoding DEAD/DEAH box helicase family protein; protein product: MSSPFLSIPESQWVASNAFAFAIRDRFPVSPGHTLVIPRRLVATWFEATAEEQRALFELVEVVRRGLEAELHPHGYNIGINVGAAAGQTVFHLHVHVIPRFEGDMADPRGGVRHVIPGKGNYLTGQAKPLATGGQEDPFLTHLEPLFSNAMEVAVLAAFVQDSGLEVLRESVDAALARGASVRILTGDYLAITQADALRRLLDWMDEDTALQREGRGRFEARVVEVEKQGVPSFHPKSWRFQGNGFAVAYVGSSNISRAALKTGIEWNLRLEKDRDPRAWQEVVNAFEGWWMRASPLEAEWVERYALRARDAARALPAGELEAEPALPRREPHALQQKALEELARSRREGRRRALVVLATGLGKTLLAALDVEAFGKGMERAPRVLFLAHREELLVQAAETFRRQLPALRFGWCVGERSQLTGNVVFASVQKLSRPELLQRLRETATFDYVIVDEVHHAAAASYRAILACLEPRFLLGLTATPERADDGDVLGLFDDHLAWRSDLGEGIQAGLLAPFAYFGLKDAVDYDNIPWRNRRFDPERLAEAVQTEARMQTLWRAWREHSASRTLVFCCSVNHAHYVQQWLGRQGVRAVAVYAGAGSADRAQSLRQLAEGTLDAVCAVDLFNEGVDVPSIDRVVMLRPTESPVVFLQQLGRGLRKFEGKEQVTVIDFVGNHKVFLDRVRTLLALGRSPVSLRDFLVDGKEPELPPGCAVQVELEAKDLLKRLLPSGGSEVERVYRELRDARGARPTVGELYRRGSPPSTLRKAHGSWFHFVKSEGDLEEGEARALEKGQDWFEELELTAMSKCFKMVLLEALLEANALEQGMALPELARRSLAIIQRSPELLQDLEGVEALDDPRNPSAAKFLAYWKANPIKAWTQGSNWFREEEDRFVPRLPIEPGIRPSFEEMTLELVDYRLAQYRRRRQPQTEGTAFEAKVFSNKRDPILKLPDRDKRTDLPLGPTDIRLPDGGIWRFDFVKIAINVARPPGSQRNQLPDLLRQWFGPTAGMPGTAFRVRFTPGPDGWWVEPLQAEVIPFTRPGTLVAFPSLKAAAGAVDAAVSLASAPEAERVRLPVQARGEGLFAVRAFGDSMQGGEQPIRDGDWLVMRYARAAGAGSVEGKVALVQVPDSAGFGYQIKRLVRVEGRWILRSDNPERPSFEAGKEVVPIALLAEVVPPERMGPERGTPLTDEQLEEHFGLSATPRTGRHEGHLFLCITKQGVLTEPDALDVRIADRRPAETAFVLTRDTPQNPWRYWGVAHWQEDKGQWTLAEPVDHDTWRALGHGRGSSRRLPDKATPQAAAWVDRFLAENPPGRLIEHSGKRCRFVGRAPAGGLRIDGGQGGFAERTVSLTDLAWALVAQQKARDSGGALDEALVNRLRYLEGTPKESTRWIDTGWALYLLRAFAS